One genomic segment of Occultella kanbiaonis includes these proteins:
- a CDS encoding leucyl aminopeptidase family protein, whose amino-acid sequence MTTRSPNKVIPADFATLPGLDALDAARVVLGTDAGDAETVGIGVFSDGDVPAALGFNRDALADAGFEAAAGSTLVLPQADGPDLVAVGLGARTEATVATLRDAAAALTRAASRRSRLALRLDDLAGVEVSDAVRGLTEGALLARYRYTVLVRESKHVALASLVLDVPAGGEAEGAVAEAFIGARAAIVARDLANTPPGHLTATNMGDIAVDLGARFGFEVEVFDKQALIDLGCGGLLGVNQGSTEEPRMLKLTYVPEGPSTGHLGLVGKGIMFDSGGISLKPSDPMHLLMKMDMGGAAAVLGAFTALRDAGVAATVTGWLMCTDNMPSGTAMKLGDVLTTRRGTTIEVKNTDAEGRLVMSDALDLANEAGVDAIIDIATLTGAALVSLGPSTAPVLGNDQTMIDLVRAASAVVDEPVWQLPLEQKYRKQLDSEIADIANLGGPFAGATTAALFLQHFVGETPWAHLDIAGTMQSDKDDSWRTSGATGFGARILLEASRTFAPDVSA is encoded by the coding sequence ATGACCACACGCAGCCCGAACAAGGTGATCCCGGCGGACTTCGCCACCCTCCCGGGCCTCGATGCTCTCGACGCGGCCCGAGTCGTGCTCGGCACGGACGCCGGTGACGCCGAGACCGTCGGGATCGGGGTGTTCTCCGACGGCGACGTGCCGGCCGCGCTCGGCTTCAACCGTGATGCGCTCGCAGACGCGGGATTCGAGGCCGCCGCGGGCTCGACGCTGGTGCTGCCGCAGGCGGACGGGCCCGATCTCGTGGCCGTCGGCCTCGGCGCGCGGACGGAGGCCACGGTCGCCACGCTGCGCGATGCGGCCGCCGCCCTCACCCGCGCCGCGTCCCGCCGCTCCAGGCTGGCGCTGCGCCTGGACGATCTCGCCGGCGTTGAGGTCTCCGACGCCGTCCGCGGACTCACCGAAGGTGCGCTGCTCGCGCGCTACCGGTACACGGTCCTCGTGCGCGAGTCGAAGCACGTCGCGCTCGCCTCCCTCGTCCTGGATGTGCCCGCCGGCGGGGAGGCCGAGGGGGCCGTGGCCGAGGCGTTCATCGGAGCTCGCGCCGCCATCGTCGCGCGTGATCTCGCAAACACTCCCCCCGGTCACCTCACCGCGACGAACATGGGCGATATCGCCGTCGACCTCGGTGCCCGCTTCGGGTTCGAGGTCGAGGTGTTCGACAAGCAGGCGCTGATCGACCTCGGCTGCGGCGGGCTCCTCGGCGTCAACCAGGGCTCCACCGAGGAGCCGCGCATGCTCAAGCTCACCTACGTGCCCGAGGGGCCGTCGACGGGTCACCTCGGCCTGGTCGGCAAGGGCATCATGTTCGACTCGGGCGGCATCAGCCTCAAGCCCAGCGACCCGATGCACCTGCTGATGAAGATGGACATGGGCGGCGCGGCGGCCGTGCTCGGCGCCTTCACCGCCCTGCGCGACGCCGGCGTGGCCGCCACGGTCACCGGCTGGTTGATGTGCACGGACAACATGCCGTCCGGGACCGCCATGAAGCTCGGCGACGTGCTCACCACTCGCCGTGGCACCACGATCGAGGTGAAGAACACCGATGCGGAGGGACGCCTCGTGATGAGTGACGCCCTCGACCTCGCGAACGAGGCCGGCGTCGATGCGATCATCGACATCGCCACCCTCACGGGCGCGGCGCTCGTCTCGCTCGGGCCGTCCACGGCACCGGTGCTGGGCAACGACCAGACCATGATCGACCTGGTCCGTGCGGCGTCCGCAGTCGTCGACGAGCCGGTCTGGCAGCTGCCGCTCGAGCAGAAGTACCGCAAGCAGCTCGACTCCGAGATCGCCGACATCGCCAACCTCGGCGGTCCGTTCGCGGGCGCGACCACCGCGGCGCTGTTCCTCCAGCACTTCGTCGGGGAGACGCCGTGGGCGCACCTCGACATCGCGGGGACGATGCAGTCCGACAAGGACGACTCCTGGCGCACCAGCGGGGCCACCGGATTCGGTGCCCGCATCCTGCTCGAGGCGTCCCGCACCTTCGCCCCGGACGTGTCCGCCTGA
- a CDS encoding DUF1269 domain-containing protein — MSELIIIGYDDHEKAKGAYEQVLVAQRDFIVTLNGLALVTVEADGKQHVETPAKIVGVSAASGALWGTLIGLLFLVPGFGLLFGGALGAITGKLGKVGINNSFKERVQGLLTPGKAAVVVLASKITEDKFADAIKPFGGTVLQTSLSDEDEAELATELSGS, encoded by the coding sequence ATGTCGGAATTGATCATCATCGGCTACGACGACCACGAGAAGGCCAAGGGCGCCTACGAGCAGGTCCTGGTGGCCCAGCGGGACTTCATCGTGACCCTCAACGGCCTCGCCCTGGTCACCGTCGAGGCCGACGGCAAGCAGCACGTGGAGACTCCCGCGAAGATCGTGGGTGTCTCGGCCGCCTCCGGCGCCCTGTGGGGCACCCTGATCGGACTGCTGTTCCTGGTGCCCGGCTTCGGTCTGCTGTTCGGCGGCGCACTCGGTGCCATCACCGGCAAACTCGGCAAGGTCGGCATCAACAACTCGTTCAAGGAACGCGTCCAGGGCTTGCTGACCCCGGGCAAGGCGGCCGTGGTGGTGCTGGCCTCGAAGATCACCGAGGACAAGTTCGCGGACGCGATCAAGCCGTTCGGGGGCACCGTGCTGCAGACCTCGCTCTCCGACGAGGACGAGGCGGAGCTCGCCACAGAGCTGTCCGGCTCCTGA
- a CDS encoding ATP-binding protein, with translation MSVRRRMGAMVSIGALILVAVHLGDALIGWSHAQVGWRLGVLALIGLGVVLAVGAFHLPQRLLRRGWACFPILYLVLVSTWVLARSSGDDEPSVWVLEPAAVGFAAVSWAWRTAIGYALIAAAILPLSLFLVDGSVDGQILLRAIIHLGNVAFVVIVFAIDAQLRALRSSEREVERHAALAAAARARAGARARLTALIHDDVLTALTLGMRTTDIPESVATQAGRALAVLRGAAAPTEGRPGHLHADLVALARENGLLFVAPPEATRIAPPDQAARALVAACAQAIDNSLRHAQPVAGASTVRRSLRLTAEPGRVVVTVEDDGSGFDPDDVAPDRLGLRGSVLARMRGVPGGGARVRSGRGRGTVVELSWVGPVMGGTGSGTGGATGGASADPHAGSGISGLATPAARVVLVLVWATGAVQSALLWHTYPQPAAIGIALLVSLAGALALSAPADDPLPRWATLMVAAVAPLNALLLLPQLGGAPGERAWLLQTGAYLAALLMVRGRRWPGLASVGAMAAAVIAWGARVDAPSATVVAVLSLPVAAAAVGLAWSALLRRMSARLTAHRRADAASARALAAERVALARTATELQAIARVAGPPLRRVVELAAVDPPEPLSPADRMECRIAEAHIRDRLRAPALAEADVAVAVDAARRRGVEVLLLDDRADRLEPAGRGERAGQAGRSDRVEPLEDGFTAALAELVGAHGAGSVTVRLLPRGRSVFATVLCSGPGGDERTELDRLGREVHTSRDSMASSEST, from the coding sequence ATGAGTGTGCGTCGCCGGATGGGTGCCATGGTGTCCATCGGCGCCCTGATCCTGGTCGCGGTCCATCTCGGAGACGCTCTGATCGGGTGGTCGCACGCCCAGGTCGGCTGGCGCCTCGGCGTCCTCGCCCTGATCGGCCTCGGCGTGGTCCTCGCAGTCGGCGCGTTCCACCTGCCGCAGCGGCTGCTGCGCCGGGGCTGGGCGTGCTTCCCGATCCTCTACCTGGTGCTCGTCTCGACGTGGGTCCTGGCCCGGTCGAGCGGCGACGACGAACCGTCCGTGTGGGTGCTCGAACCCGCGGCCGTCGGCTTCGCGGCCGTGTCCTGGGCGTGGCGGACGGCGATCGGATACGCGCTGATCGCGGCCGCGATCCTGCCGTTGAGCCTGTTCCTGGTCGACGGGAGCGTCGACGGGCAGATCCTGCTCCGGGCGATCATCCATCTGGGCAATGTGGCGTTCGTGGTCATCGTGTTCGCCATCGACGCCCAGTTGCGGGCCCTGCGAAGCTCCGAACGGGAGGTCGAGCGCCATGCGGCGCTCGCCGCCGCCGCTCGCGCTCGTGCCGGGGCACGCGCCCGGCTGACCGCGCTCATCCACGACGACGTGCTGACCGCGTTGACCCTCGGGATGCGCACCACGGACATCCCCGAGTCCGTCGCCACCCAGGCCGGGCGAGCACTGGCGGTCCTGCGTGGCGCGGCCGCGCCCACCGAGGGCCGGCCGGGGCACCTTCATGCCGACCTGGTGGCGCTCGCACGCGAGAACGGGCTCCTGTTCGTCGCGCCACCGGAGGCGACGCGGATCGCGCCACCCGACCAGGCCGCGAGGGCACTCGTCGCAGCCTGTGCACAGGCGATCGACAACAGTCTGCGTCACGCCCAGCCGGTTGCCGGCGCGAGCACCGTGCGCCGCAGCCTGCGGCTCACCGCCGAGCCGGGACGGGTGGTCGTGACCGTCGAGGACGACGGCTCCGGGTTCGACCCCGACGATGTCGCGCCGGACCGGCTGGGCCTTCGTGGCAGCGTGCTCGCCCGGATGCGCGGCGTGCCGGGTGGCGGTGCGCGGGTGCGTTCCGGGCGGGGCCGCGGCACGGTGGTCGAGCTCAGCTGGGTCGGGCCGGTCATGGGCGGCACGGGCTCGGGGACCGGTGGTGCCACCGGCGGCGCTAGCGCGGATCCCCACGCCGGTAGTGGCATCTCGGGACTCGCGACCCCGGCCGCACGGGTGGTGCTCGTCCTGGTCTGGGCGACCGGAGCGGTCCAGTCCGCGCTGCTCTGGCACACGTACCCGCAGCCCGCGGCGATCGGTATCGCGCTGCTCGTGAGCCTCGCCGGGGCGCTCGCCCTCAGCGCACCCGCGGATGATCCGCTGCCCCGGTGGGCGACGCTGATGGTGGCCGCCGTGGCCCCACTGAACGCGCTCCTGCTCCTGCCCCAGCTGGGTGGGGCACCGGGGGAGCGGGCCTGGTTGTTGCAGACCGGCGCCTACCTCGCGGCGCTGCTCATGGTCCGGGGGCGGCGCTGGCCGGGCCTGGCTTCGGTCGGCGCGATGGCGGCCGCGGTGATCGCCTGGGGCGCACGGGTGGACGCTCCCTCCGCGACGGTGGTCGCTGTCCTCTCGCTGCCGGTTGCCGCAGCCGCTGTGGGGCTCGCCTGGTCGGCCCTGCTTCGACGGATGTCGGCCCGGCTCACCGCCCACCGCCGAGCCGATGCCGCCTCCGCACGGGCGCTCGCCGCCGAGCGGGTGGCACTGGCTCGGACCGCGACGGAACTGCAGGCCATCGCCCGGGTGGCCGGGCCACCCCTGCGGCGCGTCGTGGAGCTGGCGGCAGTAGACCCGCCCGAGCCGCTGAGCCCCGCAGACCGGATGGAGTGCCGCATCGCCGAGGCGCACATCCGGGACCGGTTGCGGGCGCCGGCGCTGGCAGAGGCGGATGTCGCAGTGGCCGTGGACGCCGCCCGCCGCCGGGGCGTGGAGGTCCTGCTGCTCGACGACCGTGCTGATCGGCTCGAGCCGGCCGGCCGTGGGGAGCGCGCCGGTCAGGCGGGTCGCTCAGATCGGGTGGAGCCGTTGGAGGACGGCTTCACCGCCGCGCTGGCCGAGCTCGTGGGCGCACACGGAGCGGGTTCGGTGACGGTGCGGCTGCTGCCGCGAGGGCGCTCCGTGTTCGCGACGGTGTTGTGCAGCGGGCCCGGTGGCGACGAGCGGACCGAACTGGACCGTCTCGGCCGGGAGGTTCACACCAGCAGGGACTCGATGGCCTCGTCCGAGAGCACGTGA
- a CDS encoding response regulator transcription factor, with protein MTVDSRRVEAAADPRTVSRIGLVDDHAVVGLGVRALLADHPDLEFVAAEPTVADLLAGSADLDVVLLDLRLADGSSVWQNISRLRQTGAEVLAFTSGDDVDLVRAAARAGIAGMVRKSEDSEQLLEALRHVCRGEVVASTEWAAAVDSDPHAPGLSPRERQVLELYASGEKADRVARLLGVSRETVLDHIRRIRVKYAAVERPAHTKVELYMRAVEDGVLPGPG; from the coding sequence ATGACGGTTGACTCAAGGCGGGTCGAAGCCGCGGCGGACCCGCGCACGGTCTCCCGGATCGGCCTCGTGGACGATCATGCCGTGGTCGGCCTCGGCGTGCGTGCCCTCCTTGCCGACCATCCGGACCTGGAGTTCGTGGCCGCCGAGCCCACGGTGGCGGACCTGCTCGCTGGTAGCGCGGATCTGGACGTGGTGCTGCTGGACCTGCGCCTGGCGGACGGCTCCTCCGTCTGGCAGAACATCAGCCGGCTGCGGCAGACGGGCGCCGAGGTCCTTGCCTTCACCTCGGGCGACGACGTGGACCTGGTGCGCGCGGCGGCACGCGCCGGGATCGCCGGCATGGTCCGCAAGTCCGAGGACTCGGAGCAACTGCTCGAGGCCCTGCGACACGTCTGCCGCGGCGAGGTGGTCGCCTCCACGGAGTGGGCCGCGGCCGTGGACAGTGACCCGCACGCCCCTGGGCTGTCCCCCCGCGAGCGGCAGGTGCTGGAGCTGTACGCATCCGGGGAGAAGGCCGACCGGGTGGCCCGGCTGTTGGGCGTGTCCCGGGAGACGGTGCTCGACCACATCCGCCGCATCCGCGTGAAGTACGCCGCCGTGGAGCGCCCGGCGCACACGAAGGTGGAGTTGTACATGCGCGCCGTGGAGGACGGCGTGCTGCCAGGACCGGGGTGA
- a CDS encoding SLC13 family permease encodes MDPATITLIILGLAVVAFITNKLPVGVVALLVALALWATGVMDLGEAVGGFGDPVVVFLAALFVVSEGLDSSGVTAWAGQALARRAGTAPRRILIAVMVLCALLTTLLTPNGSVAALLPMVVMLAVRAKASPSQFLMPLAFAAHAGSLLALTGTVVNVIVADASTDAGGGGFGFFEFALIGLPLLAATIAACVILGPRTLPTSVPKNVSPDLSRHAETLSRQYDLTGGFYRLRLRDQSTLVGTVLRDLDLGAEHPGVRLMGAQRPDRSRAPALHVLGPDDVLVIAGPPEQVSTLVLDSGLAVAMRPLGTQAAGGLVTREAGVVEVVVPPRSPLLSERVFAGMQRGSDLVILAVRRRGKEVDGETDVVEGDVLLLHGAWPAIDTLIDDRDVLLVDSPDLLRRQAVPMGSKAPRALAVTLVMVLLLAFGLVPAAVAGLIGAIGMVLLRVVSVPQAYRAVSWQVIVLIGGLIPLSVAITDSGAADLIADGIVALVGDAPPFVLLVALFVLTGTLGQVVSNTATVLIVVPIALAAAAETGYSVQPVLMLVAVAGAASFLTPIATASNMMVMGPGGYRFGSYWRLGLPVMGVWLVLAVLIIPLIWPL; translated from the coding sequence GTGGATCCCGCGACGATCACACTGATCATCCTCGGGCTGGCCGTCGTCGCGTTCATCACGAACAAGCTCCCGGTCGGGGTGGTCGCCCTCCTCGTGGCCCTCGCCCTGTGGGCCACCGGCGTGATGGACCTGGGCGAGGCCGTCGGCGGCTTCGGCGATCCGGTGGTGGTCTTCCTGGCCGCCCTGTTCGTGGTGAGCGAGGGCCTCGACTCCTCCGGGGTGACGGCCTGGGCCGGGCAGGCGCTCGCGCGGCGCGCCGGCACGGCACCCCGGCGGATCCTGATCGCGGTGATGGTGCTCTGCGCCCTGCTGACCACGTTGCTCACCCCGAACGGTTCGGTGGCCGCGCTGCTGCCGATGGTGGTCATGCTCGCGGTGCGGGCGAAGGCATCCCCGTCGCAGTTCCTGATGCCACTGGCATTCGCCGCCCATGCGGGATCGCTGCTGGCGCTGACCGGCACCGTGGTGAACGTGATCGTGGCCGATGCCTCCACCGACGCCGGCGGCGGCGGGTTCGGCTTCTTCGAGTTCGCCCTGATCGGGCTTCCGTTGCTCGCCGCCACCATCGCGGCCTGCGTGATCCTCGGTCCCAGGACGCTCCCCACCTCCGTGCCGAAGAACGTCAGCCCCGATCTCAGCCGGCACGCGGAGACCCTTTCCCGCCAGTACGACCTCACCGGCGGCTTCTACCGGCTCCGCCTCCGGGACCAGTCCACCCTGGTGGGCACCGTGCTCCGGGACCTCGACCTCGGCGCGGAACATCCCGGGGTACGGCTGATGGGCGCGCAGCGGCCGGACCGCAGCCGCGCACCGGCGCTGCACGTGCTCGGCCCGGACGACGTCCTCGTCATCGCCGGACCGCCCGAGCAGGTGAGCACACTCGTCCTGGACTCCGGGCTCGCGGTGGCGATGCGTCCGCTCGGCACGCAAGCTGCCGGCGGCCTCGTGACCCGCGAGGCAGGTGTGGTGGAGGTCGTGGTGCCACCTCGATCACCGCTCCTCAGCGAGCGGGTGTTCGCGGGCATGCAGAGGGGCTCGGACCTGGTCATCCTCGCCGTCCGCCGGCGGGGCAAGGAGGTCGACGGCGAGACGGACGTGGTCGAGGGCGACGTCCTCCTGCTGCACGGCGCCTGGCCCGCCATCGACACCCTGATCGACGACCGGGACGTGCTGCTGGTGGACTCCCCGGACCTGCTCCGCCGGCAGGCCGTGCCGATGGGCAGCAAGGCCCCGCGGGCGCTTGCCGTCACGCTGGTGATGGTGCTGCTGCTCGCGTTCGGGCTCGTCCCGGCCGCCGTCGCCGGGCTGATCGGCGCGATCGGCATGGTGCTGCTACGGGTGGTGAGCGTGCCCCAGGCGTACCGGGCCGTGTCCTGGCAGGTCATCGTGCTGATCGGTGGTCTGATCCCGCTCTCGGTCGCCATCACCGATTCCGGGGCGGCCGATCTGATCGCCGACGGCATCGTGGCTCTGGTCGGCGACGCGCCGCCCTTCGTGCTGCTCGTGGCCCTGTTCGTGCTCACCGGCACGCTCGGGCAGGTCGTCTCCAACACCGCCACCGTGCTGATCGTGGTCCCGATCGCGCTGGCCGCGGCCGCGGAGACCGGCTACTCGGTCCAGCCGGTGCTGATGTTGGTGGCGGTGGCCGGCGCGGCCTCGTTCCTCACCCCGATCGCCACCGCGTCGAACATGATGGTGATGGGCCCCGGTGGGTACCGGTTCGGCAGCTACTGGCGGCTGGGTCTGCCCGTCATGGGAGTGTGGCTCGTGCTGGCGGTGTTGATCATCCCGCTGATCTGGCCGCTGTAG
- a CDS encoding AbgT family transporter: MAAESVELSPPDDKKGFLNWIERVGNKVPNPTIMFVYLIGIIAVLSAILSWVGVSVTDEVVTPVPRDEFSQINEHLGGTWSVYDSVTGEPAEIPDYIVEEQTFEVRSLISIDGIRFFFSSFVDNFAGFGVVAVVLIAMAGVGVAEHAGLMGALIRRTVKVAPKRWLAFILIFVGVLSSVATDAGYLILVPLAAAAFLTVGRHPLAGLAAAFAGVGAVFGVNLLITPSDSMLTEITNEVLATAGMETLEVTQNFYFAVVSSILMAVVVLLVTLFVTEKRLGSYNRNDLVVGIEGDEDVDHAAEARGLRFSFWALIGFVVFIALLTAPPGAPLRDPETGAVIGTTPFMASLVFIISLAFLVCGMAYGAGAKTLVGGNAAVGAITKTFASLGGLLLMFLMIAQFIALFNWSNLPTVAAVSAAELLETADVPALVLLLAFILVIVILDFILPGLVPKWVIFAPVFIPIFASLDVAPQTLLAAYRVGDSPVNVLTPLMVYLPFMVTVAQRYKKDAGIGTIIALMIPYAVAVLVTWTVLFAVWFLLGIPWGPGAPVDMG; encoded by the coding sequence GTGGCCGCTGAGTCGGTGGAACTGTCGCCGCCGGACGACAAGAAGGGCTTCCTGAACTGGATCGAGCGGGTCGGCAACAAGGTGCCGAATCCGACGATCATGTTCGTGTATCTGATCGGCATCATCGCTGTGCTCTCCGCAATCCTGTCCTGGGTCGGAGTATCGGTCACCGACGAGGTGGTCACCCCGGTCCCCCGTGACGAGTTCTCACAGATCAACGAACACCTCGGCGGCACCTGGTCGGTCTACGACTCCGTCACGGGCGAGCCGGCCGAGATCCCGGACTACATCGTCGAGGAGCAGACCTTCGAGGTCCGCAGCCTCATCTCGATCGACGGTATCCGCTTCTTCTTCTCGTCCTTCGTCGACAACTTCGCGGGCTTCGGCGTCGTCGCCGTGGTGCTCATCGCGATGGCAGGCGTCGGCGTGGCCGAGCACGCCGGCCTCATGGGCGCCCTGATCCGCCGCACGGTGAAGGTCGCCCCCAAGCGGTGGCTCGCCTTCATCCTGATCTTCGTCGGTGTGTTGTCCTCGGTGGCGACGGACGCCGGCTACCTCATCCTGGTCCCGCTCGCCGCGGCCGCGTTCCTCACCGTCGGACGGCATCCACTCGCCGGCCTCGCGGCTGCGTTCGCGGGAGTGGGGGCCGTGTTCGGGGTGAACCTGCTGATCACCCCGTCGGACAGCATGTTGACCGAGATCACGAACGAGGTGCTCGCGACGGCGGGCATGGAGACGCTCGAGGTCACCCAGAACTTCTACTTCGCGGTGGTCTCGTCGATCCTGATGGCGGTGGTCGTGCTGCTGGTCACGCTCTTCGTGACCGAGAAGCGGCTGGGGAGCTACAACCGCAACGACCTGGTGGTCGGCATCGAGGGCGACGAGGACGTCGACCACGCTGCCGAGGCACGTGGCCTGAGGTTCTCGTTCTGGGCGCTGATCGGTTTCGTGGTGTTCATCGCGCTGCTGACGGCTCCTCCGGGAGCCCCGCTGCGCGACCCGGAGACCGGGGCGGTCATCGGCACCACCCCGTTCATGGCGAGCCTCGTCTTCATCATCTCGCTCGCGTTCCTCGTCTGCGGCATGGCGTACGGCGCCGGCGCGAAGACGCTGGTCGGAGGGAATGCAGCCGTCGGCGCGATCACCAAGACCTTCGCGAGCCTGGGCGGCCTGCTGCTGATGTTCCTGATGATCGCCCAGTTCATCGCACTGTTCAACTGGTCGAACCTGCCCACGGTGGCCGCCGTCTCGGCTGCCGAACTGCTGGAGACGGCGGACGTCCCGGCGCTCGTGCTGCTGCTGGCGTTCATCCTGGTGATCGTCATCCTCGACTTCATCCTCCCGGGCCTGGTGCCCAAGTGGGTGATCTTCGCGCCGGTGTTCATCCCGATCTTCGCCTCGCTCGACGTCGCCCCGCAGACGCTGCTGGCCGCCTACCGCGTCGGCGACTCCCCCGTGAACGTGCTCACGCCGCTCATGGTGTACCTGCCGTTCATGGTCACCGTGGCGCAGCGTTACAAGAAGGACGCCGGCATCGGCACGATCATCGCCCTGATGATCCCCTACGCCGTGGCGGTACTCGTCACCTGGACCGTGCTGTTCGCGGTCTGGTTCCTGCTGGGCATCCCGTGGGGCCCCGGCGCGCCGGTGGACATGGGCTGA